The Mycolicibacterium mageritense genome contains a region encoding:
- a CDS encoding SHOCT domain-containing protein yields MSIYEITPTTTTFLADEYERWGHHGFSPWFLVIRLVVFVLIIGAIVYFVRRNRGRQGERTLRDAYAKGEVNEAEYRERLAVLRETRR; encoded by the coding sequence ATGAGCATCTACGAAATCACTCCCACCACAACCACTTTCCTGGCCGACGAGTACGAGCGCTGGGGCCACCACGGATTCTCGCCGTGGTTCCTCGTGATCCGGCTGGTCGTGTTCGTCCTGATCATCGGGGCGATCGTCTACTTCGTCCGCCGCAACCGCGGACGCCAGGGTGAACGCACGCTGCGCGACGCCTACGCCAAGGGCGAGGTCAACGAGGCCGAGTACCGCGAGCGGCTGGCCGTGCTGCGGGAAACGCGCCGCTGA
- a CDS encoding three-helix bundle dimerization domain-containing protein: protein MLGKSEKELVADVEDRLAQRFTDLPRDLVSDAVITAHTRFEHSIIRDFVPLLVERRVRSELEQQLGAAQLATT from the coding sequence ATGCTCGGAAAAAGTGAAAAGGAGTTGGTGGCCGACGTCGAGGATCGATTGGCGCAACGCTTCACCGACCTGCCCCGCGACCTGGTTTCGGACGCGGTGATCACGGCGCACACGCGCTTCGAGCACAGCATCATCCGCGATTTCGTCCCGTTGCTCGTGGAACGCCGAGTCCGCTCAGAGCTGGAACAGCAGCTCGGCGCAGCGCAGCTGGCGACCACTTAG
- a CDS encoding class I SAM-dependent methyltransferase, with product MTDKVTLTGAQETTLATLYGKAMESRRPDTILHDTVAFDALARVDYDFGKLRVRRSDHLSLAVRAKAYDIWACQFIAAHPDCTVLHLGCGLDTRPYRITPRCTWYDVDFPDVIALRHKLFGSGVAAIAKSVTDPTLLDGIAGDGPVLVVAEGVTPYLPAAEGIAMLRRITAHFPTGELLFDAYGRWGLRFLQRYGCVKASGARLGWSIDDPRELERAVPGLRFDAELWYSDAPGMDHHLSAITRRLLHAAYTVPAVRRLGRPLRYTFG from the coding sequence ATGACCGACAAGGTGACGTTGACCGGGGCTCAGGAGACCACCCTGGCCACACTGTACGGAAAGGCGATGGAGAGTCGCCGCCCCGACACGATCCTGCACGACACCGTGGCGTTCGATGCCCTGGCGCGCGTCGACTACGACTTCGGAAAGTTGCGCGTGCGTCGCAGCGACCACCTGTCACTGGCAGTGCGCGCCAAGGCGTACGACATCTGGGCCTGCCAGTTCATCGCCGCGCACCCGGACTGCACGGTCCTGCACCTGGGCTGCGGCCTGGACACCCGCCCGTACCGGATCACCCCACGGTGCACGTGGTACGACGTCGACTTCCCTGATGTGATCGCGTTGCGGCACAAGCTCTTCGGATCAGGGGTGGCTGCGATCGCCAAGTCCGTCACCGATCCGACGCTGCTCGACGGCATTGCCGGGGACGGGCCGGTACTGGTTGTCGCCGAAGGCGTGACACCCTATCTGCCCGCCGCGGAGGGCATCGCGATGCTGCGGCGCATCACCGCCCACTTCCCAACGGGCGAGCTGTTGTTCGACGCGTACGGCCGGTGGGGCCTGCGGTTCCTGCAGCGCTACGGCTGCGTCAAGGCTTCGGGCGCGCGCCTCGGCTGGAGCATCGACGATCCCCGCGAGCTGGAACGGGCCGTGCCGGGCCTGCGGTTCGACGCCGAACTCTGGTACTCCGACGCCCCCGGCATGGACCATCACCTCTCCGCGATCACGCGGCGCCTGCTGCATGCCGCGTACACGGTTCCCGCCGTACGCAGGCTGGGCCGGCCGCTGCGATATACCTTCGGCTGA
- a CDS encoding SIMPL domain-containing protein: MPTEIIVRGSFSARRPPERGTVNATVSHEGPAMEPVYRRVVQDLEALTGSIEPMSDTGRGPVVKWSTDQLRTWSDRPWNNEGKQLPLVYHASVGIAVTFNDFTELSRWVGTHVVDTAGFQVAHVAWELTDDHHDALVREVHTGAVHDAVARAQRYADALGLGAVRPMAIADAGMLGQGQPADAPVAPRAMAMKAGAPQIELAPADIEVTVSVDARFHAGAA, encoded by the coding sequence ATGCCGACCGAGATCATTGTGCGCGGCTCGTTTTCCGCGCGGCGACCGCCCGAGCGCGGGACCGTCAACGCCACCGTGTCGCACGAAGGCCCGGCCATGGAACCCGTGTACCGGCGAGTGGTCCAGGATCTCGAAGCGCTCACGGGCTCGATCGAGCCGATGTCCGACACCGGCCGAGGCCCCGTCGTCAAGTGGTCCACCGATCAGCTGCGCACCTGGTCGGACCGGCCGTGGAACAACGAAGGCAAACAGCTGCCGCTCGTGTACCACGCAAGCGTCGGGATCGCGGTGACGTTCAACGACTTCACCGAGCTGTCGCGGTGGGTCGGCACGCACGTCGTCGACACCGCAGGCTTCCAGGTGGCGCACGTGGCATGGGAACTCACCGACGACCACCACGACGCGCTCGTCCGCGAGGTACACACCGGGGCGGTGCACGACGCCGTGGCCCGGGCCCAGCGCTACGCCGACGCGCTGGGCCTCGGTGCGGTGCGGCCCATGGCGATCGCCGACGCCGGGATGCTCGGCCAGGGGCAACCGGCTGACGCCCCGGTCGCCCCGCGGGCCATGGCGATGAAGGCCGGCGCACCGCAGATCGAGCTGGCGCCTGCCGACATCGAGGTGACGGTATCGGTGGATGCGCGGTTTCACGCCGGTGCCGCCTGA
- a CDS encoding sensor histidine kinase, giving the protein MDPLLRRPTGWLVPLVVAVIQVAGSTGIRHRVPELPPLNWFGYLLLLAGPAALLARIRYPYPVLLAVLAVTLTYHLAGFGAGPVFLSLVVAFLRAAAVGPRWWTYPLPVLGWVAVAWLLPWLRDRPGPPLEALGALGAWLLVLIAIAEGLRQRRSVVEARRQRQDAMALQARAEQQRQATAARLAIARELHDVLAHSLSMINVQSSVALELLDKQPERAGPALAAIKDASRQAISDVHALVAALRTDGGEPTAPTPGIADLDALLAPARATGLAVTTTVRGEPRPLPAVVDVAAARIVQESLTNVVRHSTATAAAVTVDYGPTHVAVGVDNDGHPLNSSPSGGSGITGMRERAKALGGDFTAQRVPGGGFSVRASFPVNESNGAA; this is encoded by the coding sequence ATGGACCCGCTGCTCCGCCGCCCGACGGGGTGGCTGGTGCCGCTGGTCGTCGCGGTCATCCAGGTCGCGGGCAGTACCGGCATCCGCCATCGCGTCCCCGAGCTTCCGCCGCTGAACTGGTTCGGTTATCTGCTGCTGCTGGCCGGCCCCGCGGCGCTGCTGGCCCGGATCCGCTACCCGTATCCCGTGTTGCTGGCGGTGCTGGCCGTCACGCTGACCTATCATCTGGCCGGGTTCGGCGCGGGCCCGGTGTTCCTGTCGCTCGTGGTGGCGTTCCTGCGGGCCGCCGCCGTCGGGCCGCGCTGGTGGACGTACCCGCTGCCGGTACTCGGCTGGGTCGCGGTGGCCTGGCTGCTGCCGTGGCTGCGGGATCGGCCCGGTCCCCCGCTGGAGGCCCTCGGCGCGCTGGGGGCGTGGCTGCTGGTGCTGATCGCGATCGCCGAGGGGCTGCGGCAACGACGCTCGGTGGTCGAGGCGCGCAGGCAGCGCCAGGACGCCATGGCGCTGCAGGCCCGCGCCGAGCAGCAGCGTCAGGCGACCGCGGCCCGGCTGGCCATCGCGCGCGAACTGCACGATGTGCTGGCGCACAGCCTGTCGATGATCAACGTGCAGTCCTCGGTCGCGCTGGAGCTGCTCGACAAGCAACCCGAGCGCGCGGGACCGGCGCTGGCCGCCATCAAAGATGCCAGCCGCCAAGCTATTTCGGATGTCCACGCGCTCGTCGCGGCGTTGCGTACCGACGGTGGCGAACCCACAGCGCCGACCCCCGGCATCGCGGATCTCGATGCGCTCCTGGCCCCCGCACGGGCCACCGGGCTCGCGGTGACGACGACGGTGCGCGGCGAGCCGCGGCCGCTGCCCGCAGTCGTCGACGTGGCCGCGGCGCGCATCGTGCAGGAGTCTCTGACCAACGTCGTGCGCCATTCGACCGCCACCGCGGCGGCCGTGACCGTGGATTACGGCCCGACGCACGTGGCGGTCGGCGTCGACAACGACGGGCATCCATTGAACAGCAGCCCGTCAGGCGGCAGCGGCATCACGGGCATGCGGGAACGCGCCAAGGCGCTCGGTGGCGACTTCACCGCGCAACGAGTTCCAGGCGGCGGGTTCAGCGTGCGGGCCAGCTTCCCGGTGAACGAAAGTAACGGTGCCGCATGA
- a CDS encoding DUF4129 domain-containing protein produces the protein MTTIDIDRDAAHDAAQNELGKPIYPRASAMDQFSDWFNHLLYRVASAGSSFPGGWLTLTVLAIVAVVAVVVAVRVARRTMRTQRDDSYSLFDTHELSAAEHRATAEQYAAAGNWAAAIRHRLRAVARHLEEAEVLGPNPGRTATELARDAAAVLPDLTRELARAADSFNDVTYGERPGDEPAYRGIVELDNRLRHRGATASDAAAAPATVDGWAQVR, from the coding sequence GTGACGACGATAGACATCGACCGCGACGCCGCCCACGATGCGGCCCAGAACGAACTCGGAAAGCCGATCTATCCCCGGGCTTCGGCCATGGACCAGTTCAGCGACTGGTTCAACCATCTGCTGTACCGGGTGGCGTCGGCGGGTTCGTCGTTCCCCGGCGGTTGGCTCACGCTCACGGTGCTGGCCATCGTGGCGGTGGTCGCCGTGGTGGTCGCCGTGCGCGTCGCGCGGCGCACCATGCGCACGCAGCGCGACGACAGCTACTCGCTGTTCGACACCCATGAGCTCAGTGCGGCCGAGCACCGGGCCACCGCCGAACAGTATGCGGCAGCGGGCAATTGGGCCGCGGCGATCCGGCACCGGCTGCGTGCGGTGGCCCGACACCTCGAGGAGGCCGAGGTTCTCGGTCCCAACCCCGGGCGTACCGCGACGGAGCTCGCGCGGGACGCCGCAGCGGTCCTGCCCGATCTGACGCGTGAACTCGCCAGGGCGGCAGACAGTTTCAACGACGTCACCTACGGTGAGCGGCCGGGCGACGAACCGGCGTACCGCGGCATCGTCGAGCTCGACAACCGGCTGCGCCACCGCGGCGCCACCGCGAGCGACGCAGCGGCCGCACCCGCCACCGTCGACGGCTGGGCGCAGGTGCGATGA
- a CDS encoding acyl-CoA thioesterase, protein MTTSTTSWIARLLRFDRDGDVFRIREPRRGAVQRLFGGLIAAQSLAAAGATVDDGKLPQSLHAYFVRGGRYDADVEFHVDRTRDGRAFANRRVTAIQDGAVILEMIASFHHPEPGADWYPDVAPNLEFDAAVPKDSVLDFGGWFELRTMGHDTSEFALPPFWIRASTPIEDDPLVRACTLTFLSDLGPVPAALPPHIPLRSDLGFAASLDHSIWFHRPFRPDGWHRYEVRSVNHNDSRGLAVGSLYAADGTLIASTTQEALWRM, encoded by the coding sequence ATGACGACCTCCACCACAAGCTGGATCGCCCGGCTGCTGCGCTTCGATCGTGACGGCGATGTGTTCCGGATCCGCGAGCCCCGCCGCGGTGCCGTCCAGCGGCTCTTCGGTGGGTTGATCGCCGCCCAGTCGCTCGCCGCGGCGGGCGCGACCGTCGACGACGGCAAGCTGCCGCAGTCGTTGCACGCGTATTTCGTGCGGGGTGGCCGGTACGACGCCGACGTCGAATTCCACGTCGACCGGACGCGCGACGGCCGCGCATTCGCCAACCGGCGGGTCACGGCGATCCAGGACGGTGCGGTGATCCTGGAGATGATCGCGTCGTTCCACCATCCCGAACCCGGCGCCGACTGGTATCCCGATGTCGCGCCCAACCTCGAATTCGACGCAGCGGTCCCGAAAGACTCGGTGCTCGATTTCGGGGGCTGGTTCGAGCTGCGCACCATGGGCCATGACACGTCGGAATTCGCGCTGCCGCCGTTCTGGATCCGGGCGAGCACACCGATCGAAGACGATCCGCTGGTCCGGGCGTGCACCCTGACGTTCTTGTCGGACCTCGGGCCGGTGCCCGCCGCCTTACCGCCGCACATCCCGCTGCGGTCAGACCTCGGCTTCGCCGCGAGCCTCGACCACTCGATCTGGTTTCACCGGCCGTTCCGGCCCGACGGCTGGCACCGGTACGAGGTCCGCTCGGTCAACCACAACGATTCACGTGGGCTTGCGGTCGGCTCGCTCTACGCTGCCGACGGGACGTTGATCGCGAGCACCACGCAGGAAGCGCTCTGGCGCATGTGA
- a CDS encoding glycerophosphoryl diester phosphodiesterase membrane domain-containing protein, with protein sequence MTHDAGGFPPYPPPPPGPPNPGYPPPGYAPPPPGYGPPPGYPPYGPPPGYAPYGYAPPGYPPPGYPPPGYGAPLALKPGVIPLRPLTLSDIFNGAVSYIRANPKATLGLTTIVVVISQIVALLLQIGPLAAFGVFDSGLQGEEPSMGAITALSGGMIASVIITALAGVVLSGMLTVVIGRAVFGGSITIGQTWERLRSRFLPLLGLTALEMLAVVLVGGVIALAIVAAGSVGGGVAAFMIGAILVLAAFVGLIYLSVVLLFAPSLIVLEQLDIFAAIARSFALVKNDFWRVLGIWLLASLLAALLAGAVGMPFSIAGNLMATTPGTLMFVGLTLMAIGSAIGQIVTAPFTAGVTVLLYTDRRIRAEAFDLVLRTGAAGSAESTDQLWLTRRQ encoded by the coding sequence ATGACTCACGACGCCGGCGGGTTTCCGCCCTATCCCCCGCCGCCGCCGGGTCCGCCGAATCCGGGCTATCCCCCGCCTGGTTACGCACCGCCGCCACCCGGGTACGGGCCGCCGCCCGGGTACCCGCCGTACGGGCCCCCACCCGGTTATGCGCCGTACGGTTACGCGCCTCCGGGTTATCCCCCGCCCGGCTATCCACCACCGGGCTACGGAGCCCCGCTGGCTCTCAAACCGGGCGTCATCCCGCTGCGGCCGCTGACCTTGTCGGACATCTTCAACGGCGCGGTGTCCTACATCCGGGCCAATCCCAAAGCGACGCTGGGCCTCACGACCATCGTGGTGGTGATCTCGCAGATCGTCGCGCTGCTGCTGCAGATCGGTCCGCTGGCCGCATTCGGCGTGTTCGACTCGGGACTGCAGGGCGAGGAGCCGTCGATGGGCGCCATCACGGCGTTGTCCGGCGGAATGATCGCCAGCGTCATCATCACCGCACTCGCCGGAGTGGTGCTCAGCGGCATGCTCACCGTGGTGATCGGCCGCGCGGTGTTCGGCGGCTCGATCACCATCGGGCAGACCTGGGAACGGCTGCGCAGCCGTTTTCTACCGCTGCTGGGGCTCACGGCCCTCGAGATGCTGGCCGTCGTGTTGGTCGGTGGCGTGATCGCGCTGGCCATCGTCGCCGCAGGCAGCGTCGGCGGTGGGGTCGCGGCCTTCATGATCGGCGCGATCCTGGTGCTCGCGGCTTTCGTGGGCCTGATCTACCTGTCGGTCGTGCTGCTGTTCGCGCCGTCCCTGATCGTGCTCGAGCAACTCGACATATTCGCCGCCATTGCACGGTCATTCGCGTTGGTGAAAAACGATTTCTGGCGCGTACTGGGCATTTGGCTGCTTGCGTCGCTGCTCGCCGCGCTGCTGGCCGGTGCCGTCGGGATGCCGTTCAGCATCGCCGGGAACCTGATGGCCACGACCCCGGGCACGCTGATGTTCGTCGGCCTGACACTCATGGCGATCGGTTCCGCGATCGGCCAGATCGTCACGGCACCATTCACCGCAGGCGTCACGGTATTGCTGTACACCGACCGGCGGATCCGGGCCGAGGCGTTCGACCTCGTGCTGCGGACCGGCGCGGCCGGGTCGGCCGAATCGACGGATCAGCTGTGGCTCACGCGGCGCCAGTGA
- the cds1 gene encoding L-cysteine desulfhydrase Cds1 translates to MSPEACSAVRSQPREWVDNAVRLIEADAKRSADTHLLRYPLPAAWCDGLDLALYLKDESTHITGSLKHRLARSLFLYGLCNGWIGENTTVIEASSGSTAVSEAYFAALLGLPFIAVMTASTSASKIALIESQGGRCHFVAEASQVYAEAQRLADETGGHYLDQFTNAERATDWRGNNNIAVSIFEQMQMEAHPVPEWIVVGAGTGGTSATIGRFIRYRRHATRLCVVDPENSAFFPAYSQGRTDIVTGASSRIEGIGRPRVEPSFLPEVVDRMIAVPDAASIAASRHVSAVLGRRVGPSTGTNLWGAFGLLSEMLRQGRSGSVVTLLADSGDRYADTYFDDDWVASQGLDPSGPAEVLSEFERSGRWS, encoded by the coding sequence GTGAGCCCCGAGGCCTGTTCGGCCGTCAGGAGTCAGCCTCGCGAGTGGGTCGACAACGCGGTGCGGCTGATCGAGGCCGACGCCAAGCGCAGTGCCGACACCCACCTGCTGCGCTATCCGCTGCCCGCGGCGTGGTGCGACGGCCTCGATCTGGCGCTGTATCTCAAGGACGAGTCGACCCACATCACCGGCAGCCTCAAGCACCGGCTGGCGCGCTCGTTGTTCCTCTACGGGCTCTGCAACGGCTGGATCGGCGAGAACACCACGGTGATCGAGGCGTCATCGGGTTCGACGGCGGTCTCCGAGGCGTATTTCGCGGCGCTGCTCGGCCTGCCGTTCATCGCGGTGATGACAGCCTCGACCAGCGCGTCGAAAATTGCGCTCATCGAATCTCAAGGTGGCCGTTGCCATTTCGTCGCCGAGGCGTCCCAGGTGTACGCCGAGGCGCAACGGCTGGCCGACGAGACCGGCGGGCACTATCTCGACCAGTTCACCAACGCCGAGCGGGCCACCGACTGGCGCGGCAACAACAACATCGCGGTGTCGATCTTCGAGCAGATGCAGATGGAGGCCCACCCGGTTCCCGAGTGGATCGTCGTCGGGGCGGGCACGGGCGGCACCAGCGCGACCATCGGCCGGTTCATCCGCTACCGACGCCACGCCACCCGGCTGTGCGTCGTCGACCCGGAGAATTCGGCGTTCTTCCCGGCCTATTCGCAGGGCCGCACCGACATCGTCACGGGCGCGTCGTCACGCATCGAGGGCATCGGCAGGCCGCGGGTGGAACCGTCGTTCCTGCCCGAGGTGGTCGACCGCATGATCGCGGTGCCCGACGCCGCGTCGATCGCCGCGTCGCGGCACGTGAGCGCCGTGCTCGGGCGCCGGGTCGGGCCGTCGACGGGCACCAACCTGTGGGGTGCGTTCGGGCTGCTGTCCGAGATGCTGAGACAGGGGCGCAGCGGTTCGGTCGTCACGCTGCTCGCCGACAGCGGCGACCGCTACGCGGACACCTACTTCGACGACGACTGGGTGGCCAGCCAGGGGCTGGATCCGTCCGGACCTGCCGAGGTGTTGTCGGAGTTCGAGCGCTCGGGCCGCTGGTCCTGA
- a CDS encoding response regulator transcription factor: MTIRVLVADDQALVRAGFVALLDAQDGIEVVAEADTGARALSAARELKPDVVLMDIRMPELDGLAATRAIAADPALADVRVVVLTTFEIDEYVFEAVRAGASGFLVKHTEPAELVRAVRVVAAGDALLSPSVTRRLVAEFAAHAKTPAAPALPDLTAREREVLVLVAEGLTNAEIGERLFMSPATARTHVSRILTKLDARDRTQLVVLAYESGLVRPGWQG; encoded by the coding sequence ATGACGATTCGGGTACTGGTCGCCGACGATCAGGCTTTGGTGCGGGCCGGGTTCGTGGCGCTGCTCGACGCGCAGGACGGCATCGAGGTGGTGGCCGAGGCCGACACCGGGGCCCGCGCCCTGTCAGCGGCCCGCGAGCTGAAGCCCGACGTGGTGCTGATGGACATCCGGATGCCCGAACTCGACGGCCTCGCGGCGACCCGCGCGATCGCGGCCGATCCGGCACTGGCCGACGTGCGCGTTGTGGTTCTCACCACATTCGAGATCGACGAGTACGTGTTCGAGGCCGTCCGCGCGGGAGCCAGCGGGTTTCTGGTCAAGCACACCGAGCCGGCCGAGCTCGTGCGGGCGGTGCGGGTGGTCGCGGCCGGAGATGCGCTGCTCTCGCCGTCGGTCACGCGCCGGCTGGTGGCCGAGTTCGCGGCGCACGCCAAGACCCCCGCCGCGCCCGCACTGCCCGACCTGACCGCGCGCGAACGCGAGGTGCTGGTCCTGGTCGCCGAGGGGTTGACCAACGCCGAGATCGGCGAGCGTCTGTTCATGAGCCCGGCCACGGCCCGCACGCACGTGAGCCGCATCCTGACCAAGCTCGACGCGCGGGACCGCACACAGCTCGTGGTGCTGGCCTACGAGAGCGGGCTGGTCCGCCCGGGCTGGCAGGGCTGA
- a CDS encoding TetR/AcrR family transcriptional regulator, which produces MTARARIRDSAMRLFAEHGVKETTIRAVAADAGVAPGLVSHHFGSKQGLRDACDGYVMDYLRRVIAEGVDGQAIADPGYLGDVYRDAPIVLRYVSRALVDESPGATTLFDNLVALTERYLTDHPVHGRSANHDLRTLAAVHVAMRLGVWILHPHLVRALGAEALTPAVLSRISAAVLDAMSPDLAGADLMSLARNGLARFQQEHEQ; this is translated from the coding sequence GTGACCGCCAGAGCCAGGATCCGGGATTCGGCCATGCGCCTGTTCGCCGAGCACGGCGTCAAGGAGACGACCATCCGCGCGGTCGCGGCCGATGCGGGCGTGGCGCCGGGACTCGTGTCGCACCACTTCGGCAGCAAGCAGGGCTTACGCGACGCGTGCGACGGCTACGTGATGGATTATCTGCGCCGGGTGATCGCCGAGGGCGTCGACGGGCAGGCGATCGCCGATCCCGGCTACCTCGGCGACGTCTACCGGGACGCACCCATCGTGCTGCGTTACGTGTCCCGCGCCCTAGTCGACGAATCCCCGGGTGCCACAACACTGTTCGACAACCTGGTGGCGCTCACCGAGCGGTACCTGACCGACCATCCGGTGCACGGCCGGTCGGCGAACCACGACCTGCGGACCCTGGCCGCGGTCCACGTCGCGATGCGGCTCGGGGTGTGGATCCTGCATCCGCACCTGGTCCGGGCGCTCGGGGCGGAGGCTCTCACGCCCGCGGTGCTGAGCCGGATCAGCGCTGCGGTGCTCGACGCGATGTCACCGGATCTGGCCGGCGCGGACCTGATGTCGTTGGCCCGCAACGGTTTGGCCCGCTTTCAACAGGAGCATGAGCAATGA
- a CDS encoding GatB/YqeY domain-containing protein, whose product MAELKDKLRTDLTGAMKSQDKLRTATLRMMLAAIQTEEVSGKQARELSDAEVVAVLARESKKRGEAAEIYTQNGRGELAANEHAEARVIDEYLPTPLTDAELADVADTAIAQVAEDLGERPSMRQMGQVMKVATAIAAGKADGARLSAAVKARL is encoded by the coding sequence ATGGCCGAGCTGAAGGACAAGCTGCGTACCGACCTCACCGGGGCGATGAAGTCCCAGGACAAGCTGCGCACCGCCACGCTGCGAATGATGTTGGCCGCCATCCAGACCGAGGAGGTCTCGGGCAAGCAGGCGCGTGAGCTGTCCGACGCCGAGGTGGTCGCGGTGCTGGCCCGGGAATCCAAGAAGCGCGGTGAGGCCGCCGAGATCTACACGCAGAACGGACGCGGCGAGCTGGCCGCCAACGAGCATGCCGAGGCGCGCGTCATCGACGAGTACCTGCCCACGCCGCTGACGGACGCCGAATTGGCCGATGTCGCAGACACCGCGATCGCGCAGGTGGCCGAGGATCTGGGAGAACGGCCGAGCATGCGCCAGATGGGCCAGGTGATGAAGGTCGCGACGGCCATTGCCGCGGGCAAAGCCGACGGCGCGCGGCTGTCGGCGGCGGTGAAGGCGCGGCTTTAG
- a CDS encoding serine/threonine-protein kinase gives MGSVLGNRYELRGVLGRGGMAEVRDGWDTQLSRPVAIKLLYPALAADAGLRRRFEDEARAAAALNHPNVVAIHDSGEYHGQPFIVMERLPGRSLADEIAAGPMRVERVRAVLAEILSALAAAHAAGILHRDIKPGNVLISPSGAAKLADFGIAKTDGGMHTQTGQIVGTMGYLSPQRIMGRPATVADDIYAAGVLGYEALTGQQPFRQDNPAAMVRAILDARPVPVEAVRPDVDPALAAVIRTATAPEPGHRFPDAIAMRAAVTGEAPPTVQFSPAPRPATKAFTAPVAFPESAPVYPPARRSRLPLVLGAAAALLLAAILAVVLLVSQRPQQQPLTPVNTTSVPTPTTFSAPPMPTTTAAEDDEEPGRGKDKGKEPPGKKKGHPHG, from the coding sequence ATGGGCAGTGTCCTCGGAAACCGCTACGAGCTCAGGGGAGTGCTGGGCCGCGGCGGGATGGCCGAGGTACGGGACGGTTGGGACACGCAACTGTCCCGCCCCGTGGCCATCAAACTGCTCTACCCGGCCCTTGCGGCCGATGCCGGACTACGCCGACGCTTCGAGGACGAGGCGCGCGCCGCCGCGGCGCTCAACCATCCGAACGTCGTCGCCATCCACGACAGCGGTGAGTACCACGGACAGCCGTTCATCGTCATGGAGCGACTGCCGGGACGCAGCCTCGCCGATGAGATCGCCGCGGGCCCGATGCGCGTCGAGCGCGTGCGGGCAGTGCTGGCCGAGATCCTGTCCGCACTGGCCGCCGCACACGCCGCAGGCATCCTGCACCGCGACATCAAGCCGGGCAACGTGCTGATCAGCCCGTCCGGTGCGGCCAAGCTCGCCGACTTCGGCATTGCCAAGACCGACGGGGGCATGCACACCCAGACCGGCCAGATCGTCGGAACCATGGGCTATCTCAGCCCGCAGCGCATCATGGGGCGGCCCGCGACCGTCGCCGACGACATCTACGCCGCCGGAGTGCTGGGCTACGAGGCGCTCACCGGGCAGCAGCCGTTCCGCCAGGACAACCCCGCCGCGATGGTGCGGGCGATCCTCGACGCGCGGCCGGTGCCCGTCGAAGCCGTGCGCCCCGACGTCGACCCCGCGCTGGCCGCGGTGATCCGGACCGCGACCGCGCCCGAACCGGGCCACCGCTTCCCCGACGCCATCGCGATGCGGGCCGCGGTGACCGGTGAGGCGCCGCCCACCGTGCAGTTTTCGCCGGCGCCGCGCCCCGCGACGAAGGCGTTCACGGCACCTGTGGCGTTTCCCGAGTCGGCGCCGGTATACCCGCCGGCGCGCCGATCCCGGTTGCCGCTCGTGCTCGGGGCCGCGGCCGCACTGCTGTTGGCGGCGATCCTCGCAGTCGTGCTGCTGGTGTCCCAACGTCCGCAGCAACAGCCGCTCACCCCCGTCAACACCACGTCGGTGCCGACGCCGACCACCTTCAGTGCGCCCCCGATGCCGACGACCACTGCGGCCGAGGACGACGAAGAGCCCGGGCGGGGCAAGGACAAGGGCAAAGAACCACCGGGCAAGAAGAAGGGCCATCCGCACGGGTGA
- a CDS encoding SRPBCC family protein — protein sequence MPRFNLESADAGFFTTAPHIFTYSKRFAAPPEKVWESMTSDESLAAWGPSVQKVTWLSPRPFGVGSSREVILAPGIARVHETFFRWEDGRRYSFSVDYGTIPALRRFAEDYLIEPAGEGETQFTWIVAIEPHPLFALPFKALTPVVKATFGRLASDGQRYFAKQA from the coding sequence ATGCCCCGGTTCAACCTGGAATCCGCAGACGCCGGCTTCTTCACGACGGCGCCGCACATCTTCACGTACTCCAAACGCTTTGCGGCCCCGCCGGAAAAGGTCTGGGAATCGATGACTTCCGACGAGTCGCTGGCCGCATGGGGCCCGTCGGTGCAGAAGGTCACCTGGCTGTCGCCCCGCCCGTTCGGGGTCGGCAGCTCCCGCGAGGTGATCCTGGCGCCCGGGATCGCGCGCGTGCACGAGACGTTCTTCCGGTGGGAGGACGGTCGCCGGTACTCGTTCTCCGTCGACTACGGGACCATCCCGGCGCTGCGCCGGTTCGCCGAGGACTATCTGATCGAACCCGCAGGCGAAGGCGAGACCCAGTTCACCTGGATCGTGGCGATCGAGCCGCACCCCCTGTTCGCGCTGCCGTTCAAGGCGTTGACCCCGGTGGTCAAGGCCACGTTCGGGCGGCTGGCCTCGGATGGTCAGCGGTACTTCGCCAAGCAGGCCTGA